One Pectobacterium polaris DNA window includes the following coding sequences:
- the bioC gene encoding malonyl-ACP O-methyltransferase BioC, whose translation MLTENYNKQAIAQAFGRAAGCYDRFAELQRTSGERLLALMPPHSGLQVLDAGCGTGHFSRHWRQAGNYVTALDLSVDMLAYARELDAADCYQEGDIENLPLADGCVDISYSNLAVQWCDSLPRALAELYRVTRPGGVIAFATLADGSLSELSQAWQRLDGTQRTNRFLPLSAIDAACQPYRHHLVQEREVCLFPDVLTLMKSLKGIGATWLHEGRTPGLLSRARLAALSAHYPQEQGGYPLSYQLVYGVIYRD comes from the coding sequence ATGCTGACAGAAAACTATAACAAGCAGGCGATTGCGCAGGCGTTTGGGCGAGCTGCGGGGTGTTACGATCGCTTTGCCGAGCTGCAACGTACTAGCGGAGAACGCCTGCTAGCGCTGATGCCGCCACACAGCGGTCTACAGGTGCTGGATGCGGGGTGCGGAACCGGGCATTTTAGCCGCCACTGGCGTCAGGCGGGTAACTATGTGACCGCGCTGGATTTGTCGGTAGACATGCTGGCGTATGCCCGTGAACTGGACGCAGCAGACTGCTATCAGGAAGGGGATATCGAAAACCTGCCGCTGGCGGATGGCTGTGTAGACATCAGCTATAGCAATCTGGCCGTGCAGTGGTGTGATTCGTTACCGCGTGCGTTGGCCGAGCTGTATCGGGTTACGCGGCCGGGGGGCGTGATTGCGTTTGCGACGCTGGCGGACGGCTCCTTAAGCGAACTATCACAGGCGTGGCAGCGGCTGGACGGCACGCAGCGGACCAATCGCTTTCTGCCGCTCTCCGCTATCGACGCGGCCTGTCAGCCTTATCGACATCATTTAGTACAAGAACGTGAGGTCTGCCTTTTCCCTGATGTATTGACGTTGATGAAATCTCTGAAGGGGATTGGCGCGACCTGGCTGCACGAAGGGCGTACGCCGGGGCTATTGAGCCGGGCACGTCTGGCGGCGCTGTCTGCCCACTATCCGCAAGAACAGGGCGGCTACCCGCTCAGCTATCAATTGGTTTATGGAGTGATTTATCGTGATTGA
- the bioD gene encoding dethiobiotin synthase, producing the protein MIERWFVTGTDTEVGKTVASTALLQAANQAGYRTAGYKPVASGCEMTADGIRNSDALALQANSSVRLEYQAVNPLAFMEPTSPHIISAVELRPIHLPALSAGLRALETQADWLLVEGAGGWFTPLSEQDTFADWVVQEQLPVILVVGIKLGCINHAMLTAHAIQHAGLRLGGWIANDITPPGKWHQPYLQTLQQHLPAPMLGEIPYISDLQLHDLGQYIDIGLLAE; encoded by the coding sequence GTGATTGAGCGCTGGTTTGTGACGGGCACGGATACCGAGGTTGGGAAAACGGTCGCGAGTACGGCGTTACTTCAGGCTGCTAATCAGGCTGGATATCGTACCGCAGGCTATAAACCTGTGGCGTCCGGCTGTGAAATGACGGCCGATGGCATTCGCAACAGCGATGCGCTGGCGCTTCAAGCTAATAGCAGTGTCCGGCTGGAGTATCAGGCGGTGAACCCGCTGGCGTTTATGGAACCGACGTCACCGCACATTATCAGTGCGGTGGAACTGCGGCCTATCCATCTCCCAGCGTTGTCCGCAGGGCTACGGGCATTAGAAACGCAGGCGGATTGGCTGCTGGTCGAAGGCGCTGGCGGGTGGTTTACGCCGTTGTCAGAGCAAGATACGTTTGCCGACTGGGTGGTTCAGGAGCAGCTTCCCGTGATTTTGGTGGTCGGCATCAAGCTGGGGTGTATCAACCACGCGATGCTAACGGCCCACGCGATTCAACACGCGGGCCTGCGCCTTGGCGGCTGGATTGCTAATGACATCACGCCACCCGGAAAATGGCACCAGCCGTATCTGCAAACGCTGCAACAGCACCTACCCGCGCCGATGCTGGGCGAAATTCCTTATATATCGGATCTTCAGTTGCATGATTTGGGGCAGTATATTGATATTGGGTTATTAGCGGAGTAA
- the uvrB gene encoding excinuclease ABC subunit UvrB — protein sequence MSKVFTLNSDFKPAGDQPEAIRRLKEGLEDGLAHQTLLGVTGSGKTFTIANVIADLNRPTMMLAPNKTLAAQLYGEMKEFFPDNAVEYFVSYYDYYQPEAYVPSSDTFIEKDASVNEHIEQMRLSATKALLERRDVIVVASVSAIYGLGDPDLYLKMMLHLTQGMLIDQRAILRRLAELQYARNDQSFQRGTFRVRGEVIDIFPAESDEIALRVELFDEEVERLSLFDPLTGHVLQTVPRYTIYPKTHYVTPRERILQAMEEIKVELVDRKRVLLANDKLVEEQRLSQRTQFDLEMMNELGYCSGIENYSRYLSGRGPGESPPTLFDYLPADGLLVIDESHVTVPQIGGMYRGDRARKETLVEYGFRLPSALDNRPMKFEEFEALAPQTIYVSATPGNYELEKSGGDVIDQVVRPTGLLDPIIEVRPVATQVDDLLSEIRLRAAINERVLVTTLTKRMAEDLTEYLEEHGERVRYLHSDIDTVERVEIIRDLRLGEFDVLVGINLLREGLDMPEVSLVAILDADKEGFLRSERSLIQTIGRAARNLRGKAILYGDRITASMAKAIGETERRREKQEAYNTEHGIVPQGINKKISDILQLGKPTNKGKGRGSRKAAEPAAGYELMTPKALELKIRELESKMLTHAQNLEFEEAAALRDEVHALRAQFIAVS from the coding sequence ATGAGTAAAGTATTTACACTGAATTCCGACTTTAAACCGGCAGGCGATCAGCCTGAGGCCATTCGTCGTTTAAAAGAGGGTCTGGAAGACGGGTTAGCGCACCAAACGCTGCTTGGGGTGACGGGCTCAGGTAAGACGTTCACGATCGCCAACGTAATTGCCGACCTCAATCGGCCGACGATGATGTTGGCACCGAATAAAACGCTGGCAGCCCAGCTGTATGGCGAAATGAAAGAATTCTTTCCTGATAATGCCGTCGAGTACTTCGTCTCGTACTACGACTATTATCAGCCAGAAGCCTACGTTCCAAGCTCGGACACCTTTATTGAAAAAGATGCGTCGGTTAACGAACATATCGAACAGATGCGTCTTTCTGCAACAAAAGCGCTGCTGGAGCGGCGCGATGTGATCGTCGTGGCCTCGGTATCCGCGATCTATGGTCTGGGCGATCCCGATCTCTATCTGAAAATGATGCTGCACCTGACGCAGGGGATGCTGATTGACCAGCGCGCTATTTTGCGACGTCTGGCCGAATTGCAGTATGCCCGCAACGATCAGTCGTTTCAGCGCGGTACGTTCCGCGTGCGCGGTGAGGTGATCGATATCTTCCCTGCGGAATCTGACGAAATCGCGCTGCGTGTTGAACTGTTCGATGAGGAAGTCGAGCGGTTGTCGCTGTTTGACCCGCTGACGGGCCACGTCCTCCAGACGGTGCCGCGCTATACCATCTATCCAAAAACGCACTACGTCACGCCGCGTGAGCGTATTTTGCAGGCGATGGAAGAGATCAAGGTTGAACTGGTCGACCGTAAAAGGGTGCTGCTGGCCAATGACAAACTGGTGGAAGAGCAGCGATTGAGCCAGCGCACGCAGTTTGATCTGGAGATGATGAACGAACTGGGTTACTGCTCCGGTATCGAAAATTACTCACGCTACCTTTCCGGTCGCGGCCCTGGCGAGTCGCCACCGACGCTGTTTGACTATCTGCCTGCGGACGGGCTGCTGGTCATTGACGAATCCCACGTCACCGTGCCTCAGATCGGCGGTATGTATCGCGGCGACCGCGCGCGTAAAGAGACGCTGGTCGAATACGGTTTCCGGCTGCCTTCAGCGCTGGATAACCGACCGATGAAATTTGAAGAATTTGAAGCACTGGCTCCACAGACGATCTATGTATCTGCGACGCCGGGTAACTATGAGTTGGAAAAATCGGGCGGTGACGTGATCGATCAGGTGGTGCGTCCCACCGGGCTGCTCGATCCGATCATCGAAGTACGACCTGTCGCAACCCAGGTGGACGATCTGCTTTCCGAAATTCGCCTGCGTGCTGCAATTAATGAACGGGTACTGGTAACCACGCTGACCAAGCGAATGGCGGAAGATCTCACTGAATATCTGGAAGAACACGGCGAGCGGGTACGTTATCTGCACTCGGATATCGATACCGTCGAACGTGTGGAAATCATCCGTGATTTACGTCTTGGCGAGTTCGACGTGCTGGTGGGGATCAACCTGCTGCGTGAAGGGCTGGATATGCCTGAAGTGTCGCTGGTGGCGATTCTGGATGCCGATAAAGAGGGTTTCCTGCGTTCTGAACGTTCCCTGATCCAGACGATTGGGCGTGCGGCACGTAACCTGCGTGGCAAAGCCATTCTCTACGGCGACAGGATTACGGCGTCGATGGCGAAAGCGATTGGTGAAACGGAGCGTCGCCGCGAGAAGCAGGAAGCCTACAACACCGAACACGGGATTGTGCCGCAGGGAATCAATAAGAAGATCTCCGATATCCTGCAACTCGGTAAGCCGACGAACAAAGGTAAAGGGCGTGGCAGTCGTAAAGCGGCAGAGCCAGCAGCAGGTTATGAACTCATGACGCCGAAGGCGCTGGAGCTGAAAATCCGCGAGTTGGAAAGCAAGATGTTGACGCACGCGCAGAACCTTGAATTTGAAGAGGCGGCCGCTCTGCGCGATGAAGTACACGCACTGCGCGCACAATTTATCGCCGTATCCTAA
- a CDS encoding VOC family protein yields the protein MDQTIPGVEVLFVAGFGPIVKSLSASHALYVDTLKLPLKPVAEGSDYLVSDEIDGVKHFALWPLSQASESCFGHESWPADLPEPQSWLEFEVADMVEATSTLKAQGYVLLVENRLEPWGQQVTRFLSPEGILIGVTYTPWLRD from the coding sequence ATGGATCAGACTATACCGGGAGTAGAAGTGCTGTTTGTGGCGGGTTTCGGGCCGATCGTGAAATCCCTTTCTGCCAGCCATGCGCTCTATGTCGATACGCTGAAGTTGCCGCTGAAGCCTGTTGCGGAAGGGAGCGACTATCTGGTGAGCGACGAGATAGATGGCGTGAAGCATTTCGCGCTGTGGCCGCTGTCGCAGGCTAGTGAGTCCTGTTTCGGGCACGAAAGTTGGCCTGCGGATCTTCCTGAACCGCAAAGCTGGCTGGAGTTCGAAGTGGCTGACATGGTGGAGGCGACCAGCACGCTGAAAGCGCAAGGCTATGTGTTACTGGTGGAAAACCGTCTTGAGCCTTGGGGACAGCAGGTCACGCGTTTCCTGAGTCCCGAAGGCATTCTGATTGGTGTAACTTATACGCCGTGGCTGCGGGATTGA
- the yvcK gene encoding uridine diphosphate-N-acetylglucosamine-binding protein YvcK has product MRNRTLADLDRVVALGGGHGLGRVMSSLSSLGSRLTGIVTTTDNGGSTGRIRRSEGGIAWGDTRNCLNQLITTPSVASAMFEYRFNGNGELAGHNLGNLMLKALDHLSVRPLEAINLLRNLLKVDAFLIPMSEHPVDLMAIDEQGNPVYGEVEIDQLAALPQDLMLYPTVPATREAIDAIAKADLILIGPGSFLTSLMPLLLLEDLTQALRRTPAPMVYIGNLGNEQSNPAARLTLVEKLSWIEHKVGKPVVDAAIVGPKVDISQIGDRLVVQQALAAEDVPHHHDRELLRQAIDRALQLLGSQSRSHGV; this is encoded by the coding sequence ATGCGCAATCGCACGTTGGCCGACCTCGACAGGGTTGTCGCACTCGGAGGCGGACACGGTTTAGGTCGTGTGATGTCTTCGCTCTCTTCCCTGGGTTCACGGCTAACCGGCATTGTCACGACGACAGATAACGGTGGTTCGACTGGCCGCATCCGTCGCTCTGAAGGAGGCATTGCCTGGGGCGATACCCGCAATTGCCTGAATCAACTTATTACGACGCCCAGCGTGGCATCCGCGATGTTTGAGTATCGGTTTAACGGTAACGGTGAACTTGCTGGGCACAATCTGGGTAACCTGATGCTAAAAGCGCTCGATCACCTGAGCGTGCGGCCGCTGGAAGCCATTAACCTGCTCCGTAACCTGCTCAAAGTGGATGCCTTTTTAATTCCGATGTCCGAGCATCCTGTCGATTTGATGGCAATTGATGAACAGGGCAACCCCGTTTATGGTGAAGTCGAGATCGATCAGCTGGCAGCCTTGCCGCAGGATTTGATGCTGTACCCGACGGTGCCGGCCACGCGCGAGGCGATTGATGCCATCGCAAAAGCCGACCTGATTTTGATTGGTCCCGGCAGCTTTCTGACCAGCCTGATGCCGCTACTGCTGCTGGAAGATCTGACACAGGCACTCCGCCGCACGCCCGCTCCTATGGTGTACATCGGCAATCTGGGCAATGAGCAGAGCAACCCCGCCGCCCGTCTGACGCTGGTGGAGAAGCTATCCTGGATTGAACACAAGGTAGGGAAACCCGTGGTTGATGCCGCGATCGTCGGTCCAAAAGTCGATATCAGCCAGATTGGCGACCGGCTGGTCGTACAGCAGGCACTGGCCGCAGAAGATGTTCCTCACCATCACGACCGTGAGTTACTGCGCCAGGCCATCGATCGTGCGCTACAGCTGTTGGGCTCTCAATCCCGCAGCCACGGCGTATAA
- the moaA gene encoding GTP 3',8-cyclase MoaA, whose product MVSQLTDAFARKFYYLRLSITDVCNFRCTYCLPDGYQANGTNPHRFLSLDEIRRVSRAFAELGTEKVRLTGGEPSLRRDFVDIIAAIRENPAIRTLAVTTNGYRLARDAAQWRDAGLTALNVSVDSLDARQFHAITGQDKFRQVMDGIDAAFDCGFAKVKVNTVLMRDVNAGSLQTFLDWIKHRPIQLRFIELMETGEGGDMFRRHHVSGEVIRQQLLRQGWQQQQRARSDGPAQVFSHPDYQGEIGLIMPYEKDFCLSCNRLRVSAVGNLHLCLFGEQGIPLRDLLADDRHLDDLKMRISGGLSAKKQTHFLHEGNSGITQNLSFIGG is encoded by the coding sequence ATGGTGAGTCAACTGACTGATGCGTTTGCGCGCAAGTTCTACTATTTGCGTCTGTCTATCACAGACGTCTGCAATTTTCGCTGTACCTACTGTCTGCCAGATGGTTATCAGGCCAATGGCACCAATCCGCATCGCTTTTTATCACTCGATGAAATTCGTCGCGTCAGCCGCGCGTTTGCCGAATTAGGGACGGAAAAAGTCCGTCTCACCGGCGGTGAACCGTCTTTGCGCCGTGACTTTGTCGATATCATTGCTGCCATCCGTGAAAACCCCGCGATTCGTACGCTGGCGGTCACCACCAACGGCTATCGCCTTGCACGGGATGCCGCACAGTGGCGTGATGCGGGGCTAACGGCGCTGAACGTGAGCGTGGACAGTCTGGATGCACGCCAGTTTCACGCGATTACCGGGCAGGACAAATTCCGGCAGGTGATGGACGGCATCGACGCCGCCTTTGACTGTGGCTTTGCCAAGGTCAAAGTTAACACGGTGCTGATGCGTGATGTGAACGCGGGCAGCCTGCAAACCTTCCTCGACTGGATTAAACACCGCCCGATTCAACTACGCTTTATTGAACTGATGGAAACGGGGGAAGGGGGCGACATGTTCCGCCGTCACCACGTTTCCGGCGAGGTGATCCGCCAGCAACTGTTGCGACAAGGCTGGCAGCAACAACAACGCGCACGCAGCGACGGTCCTGCACAGGTGTTCAGCCATCCTGACTATCAGGGCGAAATCGGGCTGATTATGCCGTATGAGAAAGATTTCTGCCTGAGCTGCAACCGCCTGCGGGTTTCTGCCGTGGGGAATCTCCATCTGTGTCTCTTTGGCGAACAGGGTATTCCGCTGCGCGATTTACTGGCTGACGATCGTCACCTCGATGATTTGAAAATGCGTATCTCGGGCGGGCTGTCGGCGAAAAAGCAGACTCACTTCCTGCATGAAGGGAATAGCGGCATCACGCAAAACCTGTCATTTATCGGCGGTTAA
- the moaB gene encoding molybdenum cofactor biosynthesis protein B, which translates to MSKVSSEFVSLNLAVLTVSERRTAEDDTSGDYLREAAQSAGHRIVDSAIVKENLYQIRARVSAWIASDEVQGILINGGTGFTAGDVVPEAIGVLFDREIEGFGELFRMVSYEDIGTATLQSRALAGLANQTVIFAMPGSTRACRTAWERIIQEQLDARQKPCNFYPHVKKSS; encoded by the coding sequence ATGAGCAAAGTCAGCAGCGAATTTGTTTCGCTCAATCTTGCGGTTCTGACCGTTTCCGAACGCCGTACGGCGGAAGATGACACCTCCGGCGACTATCTGCGCGAAGCGGCGCAGTCTGCGGGGCACCGTATTGTCGACAGCGCTATCGTGAAAGAGAACCTGTACCAGATTCGGGCGCGGGTCTCGGCGTGGATTGCCAGCGACGAGGTACAGGGCATTCTGATTAATGGCGGGACTGGCTTTACCGCAGGGGATGTGGTGCCGGAAGCCATTGGCGTCTTGTTCGACCGGGAAATTGAAGGTTTCGGCGAGCTGTTTCGCATGGTGTCGTACGAAGATATTGGTACGGCGACGCTGCAATCCCGCGCGCTTGCCGGTCTGGCTAACCAGACGGTGATTTTCGCCATGCCGGGTTCGACTCGTGCCTGTCGAACCGCATGGGAACGCATCATTCAGGAACAGCTGGATGCGCGCCAGAAGCCGTGCAATTTTTATCCGCACGTGAAAAAATCCTCTTAA
- the moaC gene encoding cyclic pyranopterin monophosphate synthase MoaC yields the protein MSSSKPQLTHINAAGEAAMVDVSAKVETVREARAEAFVEMAPQTLAMIIAGSHHKGDVFATARIAGIQAAKRTWELIPLCHPLLLSKVAVELEAQPEHNRVRIESVCRLTGKTGVEMEALTAASVAALTIYDMCKAVQKDMVIGPVRLLAKSGGKSGDFTVEGA from the coding sequence ATGTCATCATCTAAGCCACAATTGACCCACATTAACGCCGCTGGCGAAGCCGCGATGGTGGATGTGTCCGCCAAAGTTGAAACCGTGCGCGAAGCGCGCGCGGAAGCCTTCGTTGAAATGGCACCGCAGACGCTGGCGATGATTATTGCCGGCAGCCACCACAAGGGCGATGTGTTCGCCACCGCGCGCATCGCTGGGATTCAGGCGGCGAAACGCACCTGGGAACTGATTCCGCTTTGTCATCCGCTGCTGCTGAGCAAAGTTGCTGTCGAGCTGGAAGCACAGCCGGAGCACAATCGGGTTCGTATTGAATCCGTGTGTCGCCTGACGGGGAAAACTGGCGTGGAGATGGAAGCGCTGACAGCGGCCTCTGTCGCTGCGCTGACTATCTATGACATGTGCAAAGCCGTGCAGAAAGACATGGTGATTGGTCCAGTGCGTCTGCTGGCGAAAAGCGGCGGCAAATCCGGCGACTTTACCGTGGAGGGAGCATGA
- the moaD gene encoding molybdopterin synthase sulfur carrier subunit: MIKILFFAQVRELIETDSLSLPAEYATVEDVRQALCQRGARWALALESGKLLAAVNQSLVELTHPLQDGDEVAFFPPVTGG; encoded by the coding sequence ATGATCAAGATTCTGTTTTTTGCACAAGTCCGTGAACTGATCGAGACAGACAGCCTGTCGCTGCCTGCCGAATATGCCACCGTAGAGGACGTCCGGCAGGCGCTATGCCAACGCGGTGCACGTTGGGCGCTGGCGCTGGAGTCGGGCAAGCTGTTGGCCGCGGTGAACCAGTCGCTGGTTGAGCTGACCCACCCGCTACAGGACGGCGATGAAGTGGCGTTTTTCCCACCGGTAACGGGAGGTTGA
- the moaE gene encoding molybdopterin synthase catalytic subunit MoaE: MAETRILVGEENFNVGDEYQWLAQCDEDGAVVTFTGKVRNHNLAKNVSALTLEHYPGMTEKALAEIVELARERWELPRVSVIHRVGALYPGDEIVFVGVSAAHRSAAFDAAQFIMDYLKTRAPFWKREATPEGERWVESRDSDKQAAQRW; the protein is encoded by the coding sequence GTGGCAGAGACGCGTATTCTGGTCGGCGAAGAGAACTTCAACGTAGGGGATGAATATCAGTGGCTGGCGCAGTGTGATGAAGACGGCGCGGTCGTGACGTTCACCGGTAAGGTGCGTAATCACAATCTGGCGAAAAACGTCAGCGCGTTGACGCTGGAACATTACCCCGGCATGACGGAAAAGGCGCTGGCGGAGATTGTTGAACTGGCTCGCGAGCGCTGGGAACTGCCGCGTGTGAGCGTGATTCATCGGGTGGGCGCACTCTATCCGGGCGATGAAATTGTGTTCGTTGGTGTCAGTGCCGCTCACCGCAGCGCGGCGTTTGATGCCGCCCAATTTATTATGGATTACCTGAAAACCCGCGCGCCATTCTGGAAGCGCGAAGCGACGCCGGAAGGTGAACGCTGGGTGGAATCACGCGACAGTGATAAGCAGGCCGCGCAACGCTGGTAG
- a CDS encoding Bax inhibitor-1/YccA family protein: MDRYPRSGSIVERSQTGLQAYMAQVYGWMTCGLLLTAFVSWYAANTPAVLNFVFSSQITFFGLIIAQLGLVFVISGMVQRLSGTVATSLFMLYSALTGLTLSSIFIMYSGESIASTFVITAGMFGAMSLYGYTTKRDLSGFGSMLFMALIGIVLASLVNLWLKSEALMWAVTYIGVVVFVGLTAYDTQKLKNIGEQLSVDDKDSFRKYSIVGALTLYLDFINLFLMLLRIFGNRR; this comes from the coding sequence ATGGACAGATATCCACGCTCGGGTTCGATTGTTGAACGCTCGCAGACGGGTCTCCAGGCCTATATGGCACAGGTTTATGGCTGGATGACCTGCGGCCTGCTGCTGACGGCGTTCGTCTCCTGGTACGCGGCGAATACGCCCGCCGTACTGAATTTTGTTTTCTCCAGCCAGATTACGTTCTTCGGTCTGATCATTGCCCAACTGGGGCTGGTCTTCGTGATTTCCGGCATGGTACAGCGCCTGAGCGGTACGGTCGCCACATCGCTGTTTATGCTCTATTCCGCGCTGACGGGCCTGACGCTCTCTAGCATTTTCATCATGTACTCCGGTGAATCCATCGCCAGCACCTTTGTTATTACGGCGGGGATGTTCGGAGCGATGAGCCTGTACGGCTACACTACGAAGCGTGATTTGAGCGGCTTTGGCAGCATGCTGTTCATGGCGCTGATCGGAATTGTGCTGGCCTCGCTGGTGAACCTGTGGCTGAAAAGCGAAGCGTTGATGTGGGCTGTGACCTATATCGGTGTTGTGGTGTTTGTCGGTCTGACCGCGTATGACACCCAGAAGCTGAAAAATATCGGCGAGCAGCTGTCTGTTGATGACAAAGACAGCTTCCGTAAATACTCCATCGTGGGCGCGTTGACGCTGTACCTCGACTTCATCAACCTGTTCCTGATGCTGCTGCGTATTTTCGGTAATCGTCGTTAA
- a CDS encoding ABC transporter permease, with protein sequence MLHRLWTLIIKELQSLLRDPQTRSILVLPVILQVSLFPFAATLDVTNATIAIYSEDSGPHSVELTQRFAKAKSFSHVLMLHNSQDIAPTLDNQHALLILRFPPQFSRDIASGNSASLQLILDGRRSNSAQIAANAVQHIVRDYQLALLAARPAQSGVNQNTSNPNNSELVVRHWYNPNLDYKWFVVPSLIAMIATIGVLIVTALSVAREREQGTLEQLLVSPLSTSQIFIGKAVPALIVATFQATIVLLAGILIFHIPFAGSLLLFYTTMLIYGLSLVGFGLLISSLCSTQQQAFIGVFVFLMPAILLSGYVSPVENMPIWLQHITWVNPIRHFTDITKQIYLKDADFSIIWGSLWPLFIITLTTGSAAYAIFRRNIA encoded by the coding sequence ATGCTGCATCGTCTGTGGACGTTGATTATTAAGGAGCTGCAATCGCTGCTGCGCGATCCGCAAACGCGCTCCATTCTGGTGCTGCCCGTTATCCTTCAGGTTTCGCTGTTTCCTTTCGCCGCGACGCTCGACGTCACCAATGCGACTATTGCGATTTACAGCGAAGACAGCGGCCCTCACTCGGTAGAACTGACACAGCGCTTTGCCAAGGCCAAGTCCTTTTCCCACGTGCTGATGCTGCATAATTCGCAGGATATTGCACCGACGCTGGACAATCAGCACGCGCTTCTCATTCTGCGTTTCCCCCCGCAGTTCTCGCGCGATATCGCCAGCGGGAACAGCGCATCGCTCCAGCTTATTCTGGACGGCAGACGTTCCAACAGCGCGCAGATCGCCGCCAACGCCGTGCAGCACATCGTGCGTGATTATCAGTTGGCATTGCTAGCAGCCAGGCCGGCTCAAAGCGGCGTGAATCAGAACACGTCCAATCCAAACAACAGCGAGCTGGTAGTACGCCACTGGTATAACCCGAATCTGGACTACAAATGGTTTGTCGTGCCGTCGCTGATTGCCATGATCGCCACCATCGGCGTGCTGATTGTCACGGCGCTCTCTGTGGCACGCGAGCGGGAACAGGGTACGCTGGAACAGCTGCTGGTTTCGCCGCTATCCACCAGCCAGATATTTATTGGCAAAGCGGTACCCGCGCTGATTGTCGCCACGTTTCAGGCCACGATCGTGCTGCTGGCAGGCATACTGATTTTCCATATCCCTTTCGCCGGATCGCTGCTGCTGTTTTACACCACGATGCTTATCTATGGCCTGTCGCTGGTGGGTTTCGGTCTGCTGATTTCTTCACTCTGCTCAACGCAGCAACAGGCGTTTATCGGCGTGTTCGTCTTCCTGATGCCCGCGATTCTGCTTTCAGGCTATGTGTCACCGGTTGAGAACATGCCGATCTGGCTGCAGCACATCACCTGGGTTAACCCAATTCGTCACTTCACCGACATCACTAAGCAGATTTACCTCAAGGATGCGGATTTCAGCATTATCTGGGGCAGTCTATGGCCGCTGTTCATCATCACGCTGACCACCGGCTCGGCAGCCTACGCCATTTTTAGACGGAATATCGCGTAA